The window GTCTGATGATGAAATTACAAAATTGCACTACTTACACCAGCCAACAGAAGTGTTAACAGACATACCTCAATATGAAATCGATGAGTCTGAAGATCATGTACTAAATCATCATGTGAGCAGACTTTCAATTGTATCCAGTGATCCAGGTTTACTAAATGAAGCAGACCCTGCAAAGGTAGCTGCTTATCAAAGCATTGCAGGTAAAGCGTTTCATGCACAACGTAAAGCAACTCAAAATGATGACTTAAAATGGACAGTGGCTGCTGCTGCTGGTGCAGGCTGGGCAGCAAAAGTATTCCCTGATCTAGCAACTAGCGAAGAGCAAGTGGATGCATTATGGGATCAAATCTTTAAAACTTGCCGCGTATATGAAGAAGATCCAATTGCAGCTTGGGATAATCATAAAAAAACGTTAAATGAAAAAGCAGCAATGTTAAACGAAATCCAGTTTGACGCACTTCACTACACTGCTCCTGGTACTGATTTGACATTAGGATTACCAAAAAACCATATTTGGGCTTGTGCAGAAAGCTACAATCCAAAGGGTGATGAATTTATCGCCAACATGCCAACAGAGGAAGTGTTTACTGCACCAGATACGCGTCGTATGGACGGTGTTGTTCGAAGCACTAAACCACTTAGCTATGCTGGGACGTTAATCGAAGGAATTGAAGTTCATTTCAAAGAAGGTAAAATTGTAGATATCTCTGCAGAAAAAGGCGATGAAGCCATCAATAAATTAGTATTTGATAATGATGGCGGCACTGGTTTAGGCGAAGTTGCACTTGTTCCGGATCCATCACCTATCTCCCAATCCGGCATCACATTCTTTAACACATTGTTTGATGAAAATGCTTCAAATCATTTAGCAATCGGATCGGCGTATCCTACAACAATACAAGGCGGGACAAAAATGAGCCCTGAAGAGTTACGTGCAAACGGTATGAATACTTCAACAGT is drawn from Lysinibacillus sp. SGAir0095 and contains these coding sequences:
- a CDS encoding aminopeptidase; protein product: MLANFEENLQKYAKLLVAKGINVQPGDWVKMTITIDQAPLARLVTKEAYALGAEKVIIKWSDDEITKLHYLHQPTEVLTDIPQYEIDESEDHVLNHHVSRLSIVSSDPGLLNEADPAKVAAYQSIAGKAFHAQRKATQNDDLKWTVAAAAGAGWAAKVFPDLATSEEQVDALWDQIFKTCRVYEEDPIAAWDNHKKTLNEKAAMLNEIQFDALHYTAPGTDLTLGLPKNHIWACAESYNPKGDEFIANMPTEEVFTAPDTRRMDGVVRSTKPLSYAGTLIEGIEVHFKEGKIVDISAEKGDEAINKLVFDNDGGTGLGEVALVPDPSPISQSGITFFNTLFDENASNHLAIGSAYPTTIQGGTKMSPEELRANGMNTSTVHVDFMIGSANMDIDGIKEDGTIVPIFRNGDWAI